A genomic segment from Antedon mediterranea chromosome 6, ecAntMedi1.1, whole genome shotgun sequence encodes:
- the LOC140051367 gene encoding uncharacterized protein isoform X2, translating to MMNTDTIPTSASMEHVTVIHSTETTPYDSINRTKKVSVFSTETSRTTFAMESTQFLETSQSDVQSTILTSKAIIMSTSQAVVLPLTTSSISVSDKSIYILVGAACTGALALIFFIILTIFICKRCRKNEYSKASTEPEYDDEKGDISGARWVFNDSRQDWLYDGANDEEDNQYVGPLAGKIGKRSSLMDKRYKHDGETFGRTSPSGNRKRAPLVINETTDTSESLYNKEETKTDEIMLTESNNVKNGKHNDKRDVIAEDITNADIAETHIDDELNVTTDNDPIV from the exons atgatgaataCTGACACCATCCCAACAAGTGCATCAATGGAACACGTGACAGTAATACATTCTACTGAAACAACACCGTATGATTCTATTAATAGAACTAAAAAAGTATCGGTGTTTTCGACTGAAACTAGTCGAACAACATTCGCAATGGAAAGCACACAGTTTTTAGAGACAAGCCAATCAGATGTTCAGTCAACAATTCTTACGTCTAAGGCTATAATAATGTCTACGTCACAGGCGGTGGTATTGCCATTGACTACGTCTTCTATTTCTG TGTCTGATAAAAGTATATACATCTTAGTTGGAGCAGCGTGTACTGGTGCTCTAGCACTAATCTTTTTCATCATTCTaaccatatttatttgcaaGCG ATGCCGGAAGAATGAGTACTCAAAGGCTTCTACTGAACCTGAATACGATGATGAAAAGGGTGACATTAGTGGTGCACGATGGGTATTTAACGACAGTCGACAAGACTGGTTGTATGATGGAGCAAATGATGAAGAAGATAATCAATATGTAGGTCCATTAGCAGGTAAAATTGGCAAACGGTCAAGTTTAATGGACAAACGATACAAGCATGACGGTGAAACATTTGGACGTACTAGTCCGTCTGGCAACCGTAAACGAGCTCCTCTTGTAATAAATGAAACTACAGACACATCTGAAAGTTTATACAATAAAGAGGAAACAAAAACAGATGAAATTATGTTAACCGAAAGTAACAATGTTAAGAACGGAAAACATAATGATAAACGTGATGTAATAGCGGAAGACATAACTAACGCGGATATTGCAGAAACCCATATTGACGACGAGCTGAACGTTACGACAGACAATGATCCTATTGTATAG
- the LOC140051367 gene encoding uncharacterized protein isoform X1, translated as MLQSRPVEYLLKAWILLCFNGLLAQENEMMNTDTIPTSASMEHVTVIHSTETTPYDSINRTKKVSVFSTETSRTTFAMESTQFLETSQSDVQSTILTSKAIIMSTSQAVVLPLTTSSISVSDKSIYILVGAACTGALALIFFIILTIFICKRCRKNEYSKASTEPEYDDEKGDISGARWVFNDSRQDWLYDGANDEEDNQYVGPLAGKIGKRSSLMDKRYKHDGETFGRTSPSGNRKRAPLVINETTDTSESLYNKEETKTDEIMLTESNNVKNGKHNDKRDVIAEDITNADIAETHIDDELNVTTDNDPIV; from the exons GTTTATTGgctcaagaaaatgaaatgatgaataCTGACACCATCCCAACAAGTGCATCAATGGAACACGTGACAGTAATACATTCTACTGAAACAACACCGTATGATTCTATTAATAGAACTAAAAAAGTATCGGTGTTTTCGACTGAAACTAGTCGAACAACATTCGCAATGGAAAGCACACAGTTTTTAGAGACAAGCCAATCAGATGTTCAGTCAACAATTCTTACGTCTAAGGCTATAATAATGTCTACGTCACAGGCGGTGGTATTGCCATTGACTACGTCTTCTATTTCTG TGTCTGATAAAAGTATATACATCTTAGTTGGAGCAGCGTGTACTGGTGCTCTAGCACTAATCTTTTTCATCATTCTaaccatatttatttgcaaGCG ATGCCGGAAGAATGAGTACTCAAAGGCTTCTACTGAACCTGAATACGATGATGAAAAGGGTGACATTAGTGGTGCACGATGGGTATTTAACGACAGTCGACAAGACTGGTTGTATGATGGAGCAAATGATGAAGAAGATAATCAATATGTAGGTCCATTAGCAGGTAAAATTGGCAAACGGTCAAGTTTAATGGACAAACGATACAAGCATGACGGTGAAACATTTGGACGTACTAGTCCGTCTGGCAACCGTAAACGAGCTCCTCTTGTAATAAATGAAACTACAGACACATCTGAAAGTTTATACAATAAAGAGGAAACAAAAACAGATGAAATTATGTTAACCGAAAGTAACAATGTTAAGAACGGAAAACATAATGATAAACGTGATGTAATAGCGGAAGACATAACTAACGCGGATATTGCAGAAACCCATATTGACGACGAGCTGAACGTTACGACAGACAATGATCCTATTGTATAG